Proteins found in one Pagrus major chromosome 20, Pma_NU_1.0 genomic segment:
- the LOC141015186 gene encoding uncharacterized protein translates to MDGGVSKVPGPSLPLSALRLLVPPIRLVSAAIWQTVEQKIVSDYGLLEEFVFMVTEIVPQLLSMRQRAELILGLRARLILELCRSEETADLQIIQPHLDRMQNLRSLWNVETDNAEQGDSDSHFMGLVQNLLRDPEERTNFFQDVFPGDFGPTYDKAIQTLMWLFLSRLEKLLPSQTLQQIASLLSDASSVLNECMETFAQPQDLKTLLGTQKDLNQLEDIESYVVDSGILSALCLPPVERVVIVNEQTETDAESGLVYTVCTEMEVESENKEVYMEGTGNSEECVQTQWFGLGSEVKAEMDTVVVTDPIEGAEASEGEIADDNHDEQSGTLIIGEDGQVTVLDGVEKKPNRRGRKKKRPEDEDFELPSRARGKQEDPEFDVLGERPVRKNRGLKMKRYLSQWRKTGKTQGSNTATSGPKKFASSTKSSELDKRTCKVCGKVVSHAKFLERHMNRHSEELPFSCPNCKRFYKSLRYLQQHRCPSATKAKPGRKAKDQETAGEDGEQSSSGVLCEATNEDQPSDNTGQDPDYSPSGERRPSRESDQRSPDGNKSVLEGPFYCPHCSVEFKCKQTFRFHLRNICYNEQQVDPEKPEDVKHCFRCDECDKAFKYKSTLDSHKQTHNPLYCEVCMKLVRDSEALAMHKESHTPFQCNQCEENFPVFKALHKHYIDVHNPTEPFTCTHCQTTFASLKRFIRHEWKHTGYQPFQCTHCSKRFRSYSDLVEHQKKHTKAYPFLCWECGKKFRHGVTLTRHVERVHHSGEPVTEKPMPIFTCAQCGKTFTSRRCLLKHDNFHHKGLRFPCEHCGKGFFGKDALVRHTLIHTGERPFKCDDCDKSFRSAAELKIHRRYHTGERPFKCSICQKGFVQSCFLTLHMRTHTGERPYVCTVCSKGFSSLHGLKRHRRLVHA, encoded by the exons ATGGACGGAGGAGTTTCCAAAGTACCCG gtccgtctctccctctctctgccctgCGGCTCCTGGTCCCACCCATTCGGCTGGTCTCTGCAGCCATCTGGCAGACGGTGGAGCAGAAAATTGTGTCAGATTATGGGCTGCTCGAGGAGTTTGTATTTATGGTTACAGAAATTGTACCTCAGCTTCTCTCCATGAGGCAGCGGGCTGAGCTCATTTTGGGTCTCAGAGCAAGG CTTATCCTGGAGTTGTGTCGCTCTGAGGAGACGGCTGACCTCCAGATTATTCAGCCACATCTTGACCGAATGCAGAACCTCAGATCTCTGTGGAACGTTGAG ACTGATAATGCAGAACAAGGGGACTCTGACTCACATTTCATGGGCCTTGTCCAAAATCTGCTGAGAGATCCTGAAGAGAGAACAAACTTTTTCCAG GATGTTTTTCCAGGAGATTTTGGGCCCACATATGACAAAGCAATCCAGACACTGATGTGGCTGTTTCTGTCCAGACTTGAGAAGCTTCTTCCCTCCCAAACTCTCCAACAG ATTGCATCTCTGCTCAGTGACGCCTCGTCCGTTCTGAATGAATGCATGGAGACATTCGCTCAACCTCAGGATCTCAAAACCTTGCTGGGCACTCAGAAAGACCTAAACCAGTTAGAAGACATAG AATCTTACGTTGTTGACAGTGGCATCCTGtcagctctctgtctccctcctgtGGAAAGAGTTGTGATTGTCAATGAACAAACAGAGACGGATGCAGAAAGCGGACTCGTGTATACAGTCTGCACAGAGATGGAGGTGGAATCTGAGAACAAAGAGGTGTACATGGAGGGAACTGGGAACTCTGAAGAGTGTGTTCAGACCCAGTGGTTTGGTCTCGGCAGCGAGGTGAAAGCAGAAATGGACACTGTGGTGGTTACAGATCCCATCGAAGGGGCCGAGGCCAGTGAGGGTGAAATAGCAGACGACAACCATGACGAACAATCTGGAACGCTGATCATCGGGGAGGACGGCCAGGTGACGGTACTTGATGGCGTGGAGAAGAAGCCAAATAGACgtggaaggaaaaagaaacgTCCCGAAGATGAAGACTTTGAATTGCCGAGCAGAGCGAGGGGCAAACAAGAAGATCCAGAATTTGATGTGTTGGGTGAACGACCAGTGCGAAAGAACCGGGGACTCAAGATGAAACGGTACCTGTCGCAGTGGAGGAAAACTGGAAAGACACAGGGCAGTAATACTGCTACCAGTGGTCCTAAAAAGTTTGCCAGTTCAACCAAAAGCAGTGAATTGGACAAGAGAACATGCAAAGTGTGCGGCAAAGTGGTGAGTCATGCAAAGTTCTTAGAGCGTCACATGAATCGACATTCAGAGGAGCTGCCCTTTTCTTGTCCTAACTGTAAAAGGTTTTATAAGAGCTTGCGGTACTTGCAGCAACACAGATGTCCAAGTGCGACTAAAGCAAAGCCTGGCAGGAAAGCAAAGGACCAAGAGACAGCAGGAGAAGATGGTGAACAATCTTCTAGTGGGGTTCTTTGTGAGGCAACCAATGAAGATCAGCCGTCAGACAACACAGGCCAGGATCCTGATTACTCGCCCTCTGGTGAGAGGAGGCCCTCAAGAGAATCAGACCAGAGAAGTCCAGATGGAAACAAAAGTGTGTTAGAAGGTCCGTTCTactgtcctcactgcagcgtcGAGTTTAAGTGCAAACAAACTTTTAGGTTCCATTTAAGAAACATTTGCTACAATGAGCAGCAGGTGGATCCTGAGAAACCTGAGGATGTAAAGCATTGTTTCAGGTGTGATGAGTGTGACAAGGCGTTCAAGTACAAATCAACATTGGATTCccacaaacaaactcacaacCCGCTGTACTGCGAGGTGTGCATGAAACTAGTGCGAGACTCTGAGGCATTGGCAATGCACAAAGAATCCCACACCCCTTTTCAGTGCAACCAGTGTGAGGAGAACTTTCCTGTATTCAAGGCCCTTCATAAGCACTACATCGACGTCCATAACCCTACTGAGCCTTTCACCTGCACCCACTGCCAGACCACTTTTGCCAGTTTGAAGCGTTTCATCAGACATGAGTGGAAGCACACCGGTTACCAACCGTTTCAGTGCACTCATTGCAGTAAAAGATTCAGATCATACTCTGACCTTGTAGAGcaccagaaaaaacacacaaaagcgTATCCGTTCCTCTGCTGGGAGTGTGGCAAGAAATTCCGGCACGGCGTTACCTTGACGAGGCACGTGGAGCGTGTGCATCACTCCGGTGAACCTGTAACAGAGAAACCCATGCCAATCTTCACCTGCGCTCAATGTGGGAAGACCTTCACTTCAAGAAGATGCCTTCTGAAACACGACAATTTCCATCACAAAGGGCTGCGTTTCCCCTGCGAGCACTGTGGAAAAGGATTCTTTGGCAAAGATGCTTTGGTGAGGCATACTTTGATTCACACAGGCGAAAGGCCTTTCAAGTGTGACGACTGCGATAAGTCTTTCAGATCTGCCGCAGAATTAAAGATACACAGGAGATACCATACTGGGGAAAGACCATTTAAGTGCAGCATCTGTCAAAAAGGTTTTGTCCAGTCCTGCTTTCTCACCTTACACATGCGAACCCATACAGGAGAGAGACCAtatgtttgtacagtatgtagcaAGGGCTTTTCCAGCTTGCATGGCCTAAAAAGACACAGGAGACTTGTTCATGCATAG